From the Lolium rigidum isolate FL_2022 chromosome 2, APGP_CSIRO_Lrig_0.1, whole genome shotgun sequence genome, one window contains:
- the LOC124693052 gene encoding rac-like GTP-binding protein 3, with amino-acid sequence MASSASRFIKCVTVGDGAVGKTCMLICYTSNKFPTDYIPTVFDNFSANVVVDGTTVNLGLWDTAGQEDYNRLRPLSYRGADVFVLAFSLVSRASYENIMKKWIPELQHYAPGVPVVLVGTKLDLREDKHYLMDHPGMIPVTTAQGEELRKQVGALYYVECSSKTQQNVKAVFDAAIKVVIQPPSKQREKKKKKQRRGCSMMNVFGGRKMLCFKS; translated from the exons ATGGCGTCCAGCGCTTCGCGGTTCATCAAGTGCGTCACGGTCGGCGACGGCGCCGTCGGCAAGACCTGCATGCTCATCTGCTACACCAGCAACAAGTTCCCCACC GACTACATACCTACGGTGTTTGACAATTTCAGCGCAAACGTAGTTGTTGACGGCACCACAGTGAATTTGGGCCTTTGGGACACTGCGG GGCAGGAGGATTACAACCGGCTGAGGCCTCTGAGCTACCGTGGAGCTGATGTTTTCGTGCTTGCCTTCTCGCTTGTGAGCCGAGCTAGCTATGAGAATATTATGAAGAAG TGGATACCGGAGCTTCAGCATTACGCCCCTGGCGTGCCAGTTGTGTTGGTAGGCACAAAACTAG ATCTTCGTGAAGACAAGCACTACTTGATGGACCATCCTGGCATGATACCCGTTACCACAGCACAG GGAGAGGAGCTTCGGAAACAAGTTGGTGCATTATATTACGTAGAGTGCAGCTCAAAGACACAGCAG AATGTCAAAGCTGTCTTTGATGCTGCTATCAAGGTGGTAATCCAGCCCCCAAGTAagcaaagagaaaagaagaaaaagaaacaacGACGGGGATGTTCTATGAT GAACGTCTTCGGCGGAAGGAAGATGCTATGCTTCAAATCCTGA